In a genomic window of Deinococcus carri:
- a CDS encoding IS1/IS1595 family N-terminal zinc-binding domain-containing protein translates to MNGPDCPACGGVYTVKNGHAHTGKQRYLCR, encoded by the coding sequence ATGAACGGTCCTGACTGCCCAGCGTGCGGTGGCGTCTACACCGTCAAAAACGGTCACGCCCACACCGGCAAGCAACGCTACTTGTGCCG